The Paenibacillus amylolyticus genome contains the following window.
ATCGCCCCGTTCGAGCTTAGAACGACCGTCATGAAGTATGCATTCAATCCCATACCTGGTGCGAGCGCAATCGGAATATTCACGAACAATCCCATAATAATGGTCATCAATCCGGCGCCGACGGCTGTTGCAAAGAATACTGCATTATCCGACATCCCCGCCCCGGCCTGACCCAAGAACAACGTATTCACAAAAAGAATGTAAGCCATTGTCATAAAGGTAGTAAGACCCGCAACAATCTCCGTTCTAACGTTTGTTCCGTTTTCTTTTAATTTAAAGAAACGATCCATAATTCACTAACTCCCCCTTAGAGATGTTGAAGCCATATTGAAAAACGACAAATGACCCTGATGAAGATTCTTCACCCAGGGTTCAGCTGACAAGGAGTAGCACGATGCCTCTGCTAAGAACAAAAAAAATTCTAATGTGCGTGATGTCCCGCAATCATGTAGAATTCCTGTGCTCAGCCTTCTCCTCTTCGTAGCCAGATCATTAGGGTGATCTCGTAGAGACTCCCGGCCAATTCCCGAGATTATACGAATTAGTATGCGCTATTTGTTTGTTTCCCATCACTATTTTAGGAGGGCAGTATGTTTTTGTCAATGATAAAAACGAATGTTAATATCAATCTCCTACAATATCGTTCGTATTATTTAACAGATTGAACCAGTTCAGCGGTTTACAACCCAATTGTATGCGCTTTTTTCGGTGAATTCTCTAGGGAATATGTTCATTCTGTCAGACTGAAAGTTCAGCAGTTTAATATAAAAAAGCTAGCCTAATCAGAGGGCAAAAAGCGCTCTAATCAGGCTAGCTTATGTTGTCTGATGCGTTTAAAGCAATCAGATGAATGATGAATCAGGAATAAACGATGTCTCGTATTCCGAAGGCGTATACTCATTAGGTATATGGAGCAATTGGCGACATGTTCCGGAGCTACTTTTTACCGGATCAGTCCTATGTCAATTATATCTCTGTCTGCGGAGCATCCTGGATCTCTTGTTGTTCCTGATTCGTGTTTATTGTTACGTCAGAGGATAACTCCTCGTTGCTGGTCTGATTGGAAGAAGCATCCGCTGCCTCTAAGTTCACAAATGGATAGTCACCCGAACCGGAAGCCAGGTCTTGCATACCTGAACCGCATCCTGCCAGCATCACCATTAGAAACGCACTTCCAATGCCCATCTTCCATTTGCTCATATAGTCGGTTTTACGCATACATTCATTCTCCTTTCAGTAGCCATATAGCTCTTAGTATATCCTTATTGTACAGGCCGGACCTGAAAGAATCATGAATTGAACTTTAAAATGGGATGAAATTTTTGAGTTTATCATAGAAGAATAATGCCTTAGAAATGTTGGATTATACGATACGCAATAAAAAACTCCCTTCTATTTGCTAAACAACGCAGATAAAAGAGAGTCATTTTTCACTCTATTGTTCAGGAGTATACCCTATTCCCACTCGATCGTTGCAGGTGGTTTGGAAGTTACGTCATACACGATACGGTTGACGTTATCGACTTCGTTAACGATCCGTACGGAGATTTTCTCCAGCACATCCCAAGGGATACGTGCCCAGTCCGCAGTCATACCGTCGATGGATGTTACGGCACGGATACCTACAGTGTAGGAATACGTACGAGCATCACCCATAACGCCTACACTCTTCATGTTCGGCAGAGCTGTGAAGTACTGCCAGATTTCGCGGTCGAGACCGGCTTTGGCAATCTCTTCGCGCAGGATGTAGTCCGAATCACGAACAATTTTGAGTTTCTCTTCAGTAACCTCACCCAGAACACGGATCGCAAGACCCGGACCAGGGAATGGCTGACGGTGTACAATTTCGTCCGGCAGGCCACACTCGGTACCGACTTTACGTACTTCATCCTTGAACAACGTGCTCAGTGGCTCGATCAGTTTGAAGTTCATGTCCTCAGGCAGACCGCCGACGTTGTGGTGGGATTTGATGGTCTGTGCAGTCGCTGTACCACTTTCCACGATGTCCGTGTACAGTGTTCCTTGCGCCAGGAATTCGAAATCATCGAACTGCTTGGACTCTTCGTCAAATACGTAAATAAACTCGTTACCGATAATTTTACGTTTTTGTTCCGGATCATCCACGCCAGCCAGCTTGGACATGAAGCGTTCCTGTGCATCAATTTTGACAACTTTCATGTCGAATTTGCCCACAAACGTCTCCATTACACTTTCAGCTTCACCTTTACGCAGCAGACCGTGGTCAATAAACATACATGTCAGTTGATCCCCAATGGCTTTGTGAAGCAATGCAGCTACAACGGAAGAATCTACGCCGCCGCTGAGTGCACACAGTACTTTACTGTCTCCCACTTTTTCACGAATGTCTTTGATCGTGTCATCGATGAATGTCTCCATCGTCCAGTTGCCTTCGCAACCACAGATCTCGAACAGGAAATTACGAATCATGTCGTTACCGCGAACAGAGTGACGTACCTCCGGGTGGAACTGAACAGCATACAATTTACGCTCATCGTTGCTCATGGCAGCGATTGGCGCACTTTCCGTGCCTGCATCCAGTTTGAAACCTGGAGGAAGTGTCACCACGTGATCACCGTGACTCATCCATACCGTATGTTCGCCTTCAATGCCTTTTGCCAGTGTAGATCCAGCTGCAAACTCAAGGTCTGCTTTACCGTACTCACGCTTCTCGGAACGTTCCACTTTACCTTCAAGCTGTTGCGCCATAAGCTCGGATACCGTAACAGATACCGAAGATTGGCAAGCCCAGGTCATAGACACCCGGGTCCACGTGTGGAGCATTCTCAGCGTATACGCTGGACGGACCACCTGAAAATACGATCCCTTTTGGTGCCAATTCTGCGATCTTCTCCGCCGGTGTATTATACGGCAAAAGCTCGCTGTATACGCCAAGATCCCGGATTCTTCTGGCGATTAACTGGTTGTATTGGCCCCCAAAGTCAAGGACAACCACAATCTCATTCTGCTTATTCATAACCGTGCCTCCCTCAATTCAATGAAACTAATTATACGCAACGACAAAACATACCGTCAAGGAAAGGCGAAACTCCTTTTTTCGACATATCCAAACCGGATTACCAAATGCCTCTAAATATGAAATTCCGATCAGAAAACATGGCAGCAAGAAGCTGGTTCAAGTGTATGATCGTGGAAAGACGCCTTGTTCGCAGCGCAATGCGAAAGGCGTCATATGTGTAACATGCAACGATGGACAACCGATGCACAATAGAATGGATGCGCCAATGGCGATCATCTTCTGCAACAACCTGCCACACTGGATCGGAATGCGATAGCGAGAGTTACACTAAGGCAGGTTGTGTGGCGCCCTTGTTGTAACATCCCTGTGTTACAACGCCTGCAATCGCCGGGCCAGACGAAGTGCCCGGCGCAGGAACGCCAGACTGTCCGCGCGCAGCGGACGGTCTGGCCCGTACAGCAGCCGTTCCCAGTCGGCTGCAAACCGCGCGATGTCCGCGCCGTCCGCGCCTGCGGCCAATGCCGGTGACGCTCGCATATTCACGCAGCGTCATCCCCGGCGGCCGCGGGCCGTACCGGCGCGCGAGCGCGGACCAGACCGGAGCGGCGGCGCCCAGCAGCCGCTCGCGGTCTGGAAAGCTGCTGCGCGGCCATGCCAGCAGCAGCCTGATCCGCAGCGCGGGGCGTAGCCGCCGCATGCGGATCACAGCAGCGGCGCCCAGCAGGGCCGCTGCCGACAAGGGCTGCCGCGAGCCATGGCTCCGCGGCAATGGCCCGTGCGCGGGCGATCAGCCATGCGCCCGCAGCGTCAGCCCATCCGCCGATCGCATTCGGCGGATTGAGCTCACCTGCCTGCGGCCCGGCGAGCGCTGCCACATCTTCGCCCGCGCCTTGCGCCATGGTGAAGCCCGGCGTAGCCTCAAACGGCATCCAGCCTGCACCTGGAAAATACACCTCTACCCAGGAGTGTGCATCTCCTTGGGAAATGATGTACTGACCGGGTATATTCGGGTCAGCTACTCCAGGCCCAAAGCCTTTGACCCAGCGTGCGGGTATTCCCTCTGCACGAAGCAATACAATCATGGCTGTAGAGAAATGATTGCAGTATCCCTCCCGTGTGACGAATAGAAAATCGTCCACAAAATCGGTTCCTCGTGGCGGCATGCGGGTATCCAGCGAGTATTCGGCATGGGCAGCCAGATAAGTCTTGACGGCTTGCACAGCATCATACCGAGTCTCACTCCCTTGAACAATTTCCTTGGCGAGCGTCTGCACTCGACCCGGGAGTGATGTGGGCAGTTGAAGATAAGTCCTGCGAATAGATGCAGGATCGTTCCCTTTACCTGTCTTCTCTAGCAGACGTAGCTGTTCCGGCGATGCCACAGGAACCATGATGTCTGCTGTATAATTTTTAACCAACTTCTCATCCCCGGAGCCCGCGACCCACAACGTTGCAGAATCCCGATTAGATAACAAAGAAAGCATATTCTCCTCATTCTCGCTGTTCTTGTCTTGGAATGATACTTCGAGCGGTATCCCCCGGTAAACAACGGATTTGGGCCTTTCCATTCCCGCCTCATCGTAACCGTCTGGCGGATACGCTTCCAGTAGATTTGACTCTCCCAACCATCTGCACGCAGCATGCCGGACGGACTGGCCGTTTCAAAGCTTTGCTCAGGATCGCTCCAGGTACTCCCGTTATAATATGAACGAGTCTCCCCTCGCCAATACGTCACTTCCGGACTCCTCGCCGTAAAAAAGATGGCATTCCCCTGCACCAACGGTGCTCCCATAGGTGCGTCCGCTGTGCTATATCCCGTGACTGCCGTTGCAGCTGGGATACTATTGTGCTGTGTGTAACCTGCCCAGCGAGCAATGCGTTCCCCCATCTGTTCCAGAGATATGCGTTCTGGTTGAGGGACGGACGCAAACTGACCTGGTAACGCAGAGAGAAGCACCATAC
Protein-coding sequences here:
- a CDS encoding transglutaminase-like domain-containing protein; translation: MVKNYTADIMVPVASPEQLRLLEKTGKGNDPASIRRTYLQLPTSLPGRVQTLAKEIVQGSETRYDAVQAVKTYLAAHAEYSLDTRMPPRGTDFVDDFLFVTREGYCNHFSTAMIVLLRAEGIPARWVKGFGPGVADPNIPGQYIISQGDAHSWVEVYFPGAGWMPFEATPGFTMAQGAGEDVAALAGPQAGELNPPNAIGGWADAAGAWLIARARAIAAEPWLAAALVGSGPAGRRCCDPHAAATPRAADQAAAGMAAQQLSRPRAAAGRRRSGLVRARAPVRPAAAGDDAA